The Puntigrus tetrazona isolate hp1 chromosome 9, ASM1883169v1, whole genome shotgun sequence genome includes the window agtgacacaaacacatataataGAGGGTTTAAGTGCTTTCCTGCATTTCTTTAGTCATTATCTAGGAGGAAGTTCTGTGAccaatacaaacacatatttgTGTAATCCAGGGTGTGTTGTGCGTGTTTGAGTTGAGTCACATTTTATGGAGCCCACTAATGTGTCAATGCCACAAGAAAGAAGAGGAGCGAGACAAAACCAACACCCATACACGAGAGCATTCCTGCACTGAATCTTTATAACAGAGCATCTCATCAGGTGTTTTTGAATTAACAGAGTCTAATCTTACAAACTCTTTCTGATGTTGAGACACAAAAAGCGAAGACTCTTTAGTGTGCTCAAACACTCATCCTTCattaaagcagttttaaaaaaaacactgaatgccCTGCCGCTCTCGAGCGTCTTTCCCTTATTGTTGGAAATCCCTTAAGTGCAGTAATGGAAATAGTGGTGAGATTAACATGGGCTAAGATCAGCAGAAAATTAAACTGATACTGAATGgcaattaaaatgttcaaattaataacttaaaaatcCAAAAGGCGGCAGGAAAAGGCATCTTGAGACAGGACAGCAACATAGATATTTAGAttcttactattataataataataatattaacattacacTAGACTGAGcccttttgtgaaaaaaaaaatcatctttggTTGGCCAAAGGATGTTGAAAACAGCATTAGAGGAGAAGCATGTTTGCTGGTGCTGTGTGGGGGCCAACAAAAAGGGCCAAAAATGCTATTCAGTGCAAGTGCGTTTCCGTTTTGGATCAGCACAAGTGGTCACCGTCGCCTGCGGCTGACATGTCCTCCTCAAAACGAAACCTCTTGGAGTGCGGCGAGTCCAGAATGTTTTCTTTGTCCTCGGGATCCTCGGGTGGCGCGGACCACTTCCCGCCGAAACTCCTTTCCCGGGGAGTGCGTGGGGTCACGGGGATCGGATCAGAACCTGTACAATGAAGCCACAGCCAGGGATGGGTCATGCAATCGGCCGCACTGGGACGGTCCCTGATAAAGCAAGGGAGAATTCACGTCAAGGACTTTGGCATGTGGCCGAATGGAAAACATTCTGATACTATTCTGCTGAAACAGTAGTAATAAAATCAAagtgcattaattaatttatgacAGCAACTGGAAATCTACCATTTTCATTCTGTTTAGTACAACCAAAACGCCTTCCTGCCATTTTTGCTTAACAGTCTGACCTCATTTAATCTCAGTTGCTTTCAtgcttaaatgttttctgtgaatatgtgatgacaaatgaaaagaaaatgaaatctgGACTTTATACTTTGTGATAACCAATAGTTATACAATCTATGGCAATGAGGAAAGTCAATATTCAGCCATATAAGAGTGATCATTGGACAATTTGTAAGCCTTTCGAAATGATTTCATTTCTGAAAATCTGTGAggcaataaatttaaaaaaaatttattgtacAATTTCCGATTTGTAAGTGGGAAAGAGTTTCCCACAGCAGTTATCATATGACTCTTCATCTAGAAGCGTACATTGTTTTGCGAAGTACATGGCTTGGCAAACAAGCTTCACTTCCTCTAACTGTCTGAAGTCAAAGTCGCGAGGGCAGACTTACTCTGGTGCTTTGACCAGCAGTTTCCGGATGAAGTCGACAGCCAGTTCAGACACCCTTGAGAAAGCCTCTCTGCTGTAGTCCACGTTCACCTGGGATACATTTAGAAAGGTCTCCTGTTTATCCTCGCCAGCGAAGGGAGACTCTCCTGTCACCAGCATATAGGCAATCACTCCCACACTCCTGATGTCAACAGACACACAATCAGTTAAAAACCAtcttaaacaacaacaaaaatgaataagtgTTTTGCCTCTAGTATCAGACCATCCTGCTGCTGCCTCAGCTGGTTTTCTGGCCTCTCCTCTCCCTGCCTGAACATGCTGGTCTATTGGCTGGTTTCAAATAGTTTCATATTTTACCTTACCTTATCTTTTTTTGAATAAACTAGGGCAGTatcactgttttcaacatctaagactggagtaataatgtaagtaacaatattcaaataaacatttttttaacattagtaagatttttttcaaaacaacgGTTTCACTGTTAAAtctttaaacattatttttttttactgacaccAGACTGAacagtaatgtattttattctttcaaatAGCAGAATATGGCATGAGCATGTGATGGCCAGACTTTTCACTACATTCAGAGTTTTCCATGAACATGACCACTGGAATTTCCAAGACCTTCtacaattttattaatgtcCCATGACTTTTCCAGGTCTGGATATCGCCCTGTGGGAAACTTGTATATTGAAACACCTGATGAAAAAGATTAAGACTCACCAGAGGTCTGTTGCTGTGGTGATTGGTTCATAGTTCAAGATCTCAGGGGCTGGATATatcgtttaaaataaaacaaaaaacagtcatgaaatacattattttcacaGAGCATGAACTCTTCTGTTGCGATGAGCTGACGAACACAGAGATATGTGTGAACGTGAAGATAAATGGCACTGAATAATCCTTACCTACGTACTCGGGGGTTCCCAGAATCTCTCTGAGCTCCCCAGAAGAGCCCAACCTGCGGGCCAAGCCAAAATCCACTATCTTTATATCCCCCATTGGGCTCAGACACGTCAGGAGAATATTCTGGggctgaataaaagaaaaatattgtctTAATAACAAATACAACTAGTGTATTTTAGAAGAAATTCAAATcatctcatttaaaatgtgtccaATGAAGACGTTACAGGCAGCCGGACAGCTGACCTTCAAGTCCAGGTGGACCACGCTGCTCTGGTGCAGTAGGTGAATACCCTCAAGCATCTGTCGGATCAGACGGGTGATCTGACTTTCTGGCAGCAGCTCCTCAGACACACAGTGGTCAAATATCTCACCACCCGCCGCActggcacacaaacacaatcagaGATATTCTTAGTACTCAGCTCAACAATCCTTCCAGCTGGGTGTACAACTGATATATCTAATCACAGCACTCACTATTCCAGCATTAGAACGAGGTCATGATCGGTCTCGTATACAGAGTGCAGGTTCACCACACGAGGGTTGTTCTTCGCCGCCTCTAAAACGGCGATCTCATGAATGACCTCTGCCCTGCAGTCGCGACCTCGCCGCCGCTTCTTGATGAACTTTGCAGCGAAGACTTTCCCTGTGGCCTTTTCAGCACATCTCTTCACCACTGCAAACTTCCCCCTGAGAGAgataaacagaaacaaaaagaggGAGTGAAAGAATAAAATGAGCATAATGGAGGCAGAATGTGACAAATGGACATTTTTGAGGTATaaagaaaagttgttttttttctttttatgatgcaCTTTAAAGATGTCACAGTGTGCATGCAATCAGTCACACCTAAAGCTGTTCTCTCATTCATACTAAAGCTCTTACTGACACAGACAGCTATTAAGTGATTCAAACCCTCCATTAGATGTTCTCACAGCTTAATATCAGGTTAGATGACTGATGTGGGCCAGACTTTACTCTAAGAAC containing:
- the stk17b gene encoding serine/threonine-protein kinase 17B; this translates as MARRRLDSRSGSSALLSEIHTHIHTDPLDAVFDMSNELGRGKFAVVKRCAEKATGKVFAAKFIKKRRRGRDCRAEVIHEIAVLEAAKNNPRVVNLHSVYETDHDLVLMLEYAAGGEIFDHCVSEELLPESQITRLIRQMLEGIHLLHQSSVVHLDLKPQNILLTCLSPMGDIKIVDFGLARRLGSSGELREILGTPEYVAPEILNYEPITTATDLWSVGVIAYMLVTGESPFAGEDKQETFLNVSQVNVDYSREAFSRVSELAVDFIRKLLVKAPEDRPSAADCMTHPWLWLHCTGSDPIPVTPRTPRERSFGGKWSAPPEDPEDKENILDSPHSKRFRFEEDMSAAGDGDHLC